The Sulfurospirillum halorespirans DSM 13726 genome has a window encoding:
- a CDS encoding helix-turn-helix domain-containing protein, whose amino-acid sequence MFFKEFRDRLGISQKEAFEKLEIQQATLAKYESQSIAPSSSVIKKYCETLNANPTFLFFGQEPHLLSATPQISIENGYLLNDLSSLFSQDELAQKLREILIEALLKRVKGIIKEGTFVKLLDAFSLGSHVRQRPFLFLYYVFQIISVAKNQPNTTIQNAKQFIIETIQNFKTFSWKNQPAFTEKIKQDITELIDSDFTESECQLLIEQTDTVLILLERTMSPMVIKAHRGVFHT is encoded by the coding sequence ATGTTTTTTAAAGAATTTAGAGATAGACTTGGAATTTCACAAAAAGAAGCTTTTGAAAAATTAGAAATTCAACAAGCGACATTGGCAAAATATGAATCTCAGTCCATTGCGCCATCTTCATCAGTAATTAAAAAGTATTGTGAAACGCTTAATGCGAATCCAACGTTTCTTTTTTTTGGCCAAGAACCTCACTTATTATCTGCCACTCCCCAGATTTCTATTGAAAATGGTTATCTTTTAAATGATTTATCTTCATTATTTTCTCAAGATGAATTAGCTCAAAAATTACGTGAAATTCTAATAGAAGCACTTCTTAAAAGAGTAAAAGGCATTATCAAAGAAGGCACTTTTGTCAAATTACTAGATGCTTTTTCATTAGGTAGTCATGTAAGGCAGCGACCATTTCTTTTTTTGTATTACGTTTTTCAAATAATATCAGTTGCCAAAAATCAACCTAATACTACTATTCAAAATGCAAAACAATTTATTATTGAAACTATCCAAAATTTCAAAACATTTTCTTGGAAAAATCAACCAGCATTTACGGAAAAAATTAAACAAGATATTACAGAACTTATTGATAGTGATTTTACAGAAAGTGAATGTCAACTATTAATTGAACAAACAGATACAGTCCTGATTTTGCTTGAAAGGACAATGAGCCCAATGGTTATTAAAGCTCATCGCGGAGTTTTTCATACATAG
- a CDS encoding recombinase family protein, which translates to MAQAIGYIRVSTDKQDFQNQHHAILAYANQKGLGKVSFVEVKMSSKKSEEDRKIDELLITLQPHDHLIVSELSRIGRSVVNVVTIVNQLIAKKVNIHILKEHLLIEPDMQNPFTDFQINIFSSFAQLERDLISQRTKEALQARKEKGIKLGKPKGTIQNSIYDKDQAKIKELYDLGVTLTNISKKHLGYGTIKSLSEYVKNKLNRKGNHE; encoded by the coding sequence ATGGCTCAAGCAATCGGATACATTCGTGTCAGTACAGACAAGCAAGATTTCCAAAATCAGCACCATGCCATTCTTGCATATGCCAATCAAAAAGGCTTAGGCAAAGTTTCATTTGTTGAAGTCAAAATGAGCAGCAAAAAGAGTGAAGAAGATCGAAAGATTGATGAGCTTTTAATAACCCTTCAACCGCATGATCATTTGATCGTCTCAGAATTAAGTCGTATTGGACGAAGCGTGGTGAATGTAGTCACTATTGTAAATCAACTCATTGCAAAGAAAGTCAATATCCATATCCTAAAAGAGCATCTTCTGATTGAGCCAGATATGCAAAATCCTTTCACTGACTTTCAAATCAATATCTTCTCCTCCTTTGCCCAACTAGAGAGGGATTTAATTAGCCAACGTACCAAAGAGGCATTACAAGCTAGAAAAGAAAAAGGCATTAAGTTAGGAAAACCTAAAGGCACGATTCAAAATAGTATCTACGATAAAGACCAAGCCAAGATCAAAGAGCTTTATGATTTAGGTGTCACTCTTACCAATATCTCTAAAAAGCATTTGGGATATGGCACCATTAAAAGCTTGAGCGAATATGTCAAAAATAAGCTAAATAGGAAGGGAAACCATGAGTAA
- a CDS encoding HlyD family type I secretion periplasmic adaptor subunit → MKWFKQGTRNDVHEFQPLLVEIEDRPLNPLGRSILWIIFGVILFGILWLSFATIDIVVSARGKVVPTGEIKVLQPIETGVISKILVKEGEHVQKDQVLMQIDPSVTQTSLASKDKDLVVHILECERLSALVDNRKPKWNEYTHLDTALLNEQKDLYLHQRDSLSASKSQYAMKKSQAEAQYSSAKSDVQRLEGIFQKEQMRLKRMEKVLDIIARNDYEEAQKSANNIHEQLNMAHHKERESKQHLKEVEHEAKVYVEQTLSTWFNQLLDKKKELRALESEINAIAFQNRQQQIKAPLSGYIGKLMVNTEGGVVTPAEKLISLVPDDAPLIIKATVLNQDRGFITKEMPAAIKIDTFTFQKYGFIEGIVDSIGNDAIEDEKQGLIYEIKVIPSTTSLMIDGKEKRLEPGMNVTTEIKVGKRKIIEFFIYPIIQYMDEGLSVR, encoded by the coding sequence ATGAAATGGTTTAAACAGGGCACGCGAAATGATGTCCATGAGTTTCAGCCCTTATTAGTTGAAATTGAAGACAGACCCCTTAATCCATTAGGGCGCAGTATTTTATGGATTATCTTTGGGGTCATTTTATTTGGAATCTTATGGCTTAGCTTTGCCACGATTGATATCGTGGTAAGTGCACGAGGTAAAGTAGTTCCCACAGGAGAGATTAAAGTCCTTCAACCGATTGAAACAGGGGTCATCTCTAAAATCTTGGTGAAAGAGGGCGAACATGTGCAAAAAGATCAAGTGCTGATGCAAATAGACCCGAGTGTCACCCAAACCAGTCTGGCTTCTAAAGATAAAGATCTGGTAGTGCATATCCTGGAATGTGAACGCTTAAGTGCTTTAGTTGACAATCGCAAACCCAAATGGAATGAGTATACGCATCTAGATACGGCACTCTTAAATGAACAAAAAGATCTCTACCTTCACCAACGAGACTCCCTGAGTGCCTCTAAATCCCAATACGCTATGAAAAAGTCCCAAGCCGAAGCGCAATACAGCAGTGCCAAATCAGATGTGCAACGCTTAGAAGGCATCTTTCAAAAAGAGCAGATGCGGCTTAAACGTATGGAAAAGGTGCTCGATATCATTGCACGAAATGACTATGAAGAAGCCCAAAAGAGTGCCAATAATATCCATGAACAGCTCAATATGGCACATCATAAAGAACGTGAGAGTAAGCAACATCTCAAAGAGGTTGAACATGAAGCCAAAGTCTATGTCGAACAGACTCTCTCCACATGGTTTAATCAACTCCTTGATAAGAAAAAAGAGCTAAGAGCCTTAGAATCAGAGATCAACGCTATCGCCTTTCAAAACAGACAACAACAGATCAAAGCACCACTGAGTGGTTACATCGGAAAACTGATGGTCAACACCGAAGGAGGGGTTGTAACACCAGCTGAAAAGCTCATCTCGCTTGTTCCTGATGATGCACCTCTCATTATTAAAGCAACCGTACTCAATCAAGATAGAGGCTTTATCACCAAAGAGATGCCTGCTGCCATTAAAATCGATACCTTTACCTTTCAAAAGTATGGTTTTATAGAAGGAATAGTCGATAGCATTGGTAATGATGCCATTGAAGATGAAAAACAAGGGCTGATTTATGAGATCAAAGTCATTCCCTCAACCACCTCGTTGATGATAGATGGTAAAGAGAAACGATTAGAACCTGGTATGAATGTGACGACTGAGATTAAAGTAGGCAAACGAAAAATCATTGAGTTCTTTATCTATCCAATTATTCAGTATATGGATGAGGGGTTGAGTGTGAGGTAG
- a CDS encoding TolC family protein, with amino-acid sequence MMKKAFLGVAVLSATLAFGEQSVTFERLLESMEQSSPKLEQQRLQTKIAQQSLRTAEAAYLPSLALGATSEYSKKFNDTVTPSYVGSDSLTQTTQYQNSSTISLTYDLFRFGATNLGVKAAHQQIKGSKAAECVNLKEQLDSLLEAYTKVRIATAKLAYYQKMQQLYQEAYIMAKRLNVAGELPQTEVINYAQYIADQLVMIAQIHEEKENMLAHLSYLSGIKLDTFSTLEPLHVKESSLTQVSFEESSRAKQAYAGIEQKEAQLQAEKTRYLPVFSLYGKYDLYGSDEEQFRRSTQDIERNGYRVGLSFSWTLFDGFAREAAVETRLLELQQAKMALVEAKRTYEKEQYLLQAQAREREHRLNSAKRSEASSHNVSEMIETLHENGQKDKLSSLKAQIQYYQTAIASNEAEELLSLSHTKEILFAQKEYECVAH; translated from the coding sequence ATGATGAAAAAAGCCTTTCTAGGAGTCGCAGTCTTATCTGCGACTCTTGCTTTTGGAGAACAGAGTGTGACCTTTGAGCGTTTACTAGAATCGATGGAGCAAAGCTCCCCCAAGCTTGAACAACAGCGCCTCCAAACCAAAATAGCCCAGCAGAGCCTAAGAACTGCTGAAGCAGCGTATCTGCCCAGCTTAGCGCTTGGCGCAACCTCGGAGTATTCAAAAAAGTTTAATGATACGGTCACTCCTTCGTATGTAGGAAGTGACAGCCTCACCCAAACCACCCAGTACCAAAACTCCTCCACGATCTCCCTAACCTACGATCTCTTTCGCTTTGGTGCCACCAACCTGGGTGTCAAAGCTGCTCATCAGCAGATCAAAGGCTCCAAAGCAGCTGAGTGTGTGAATCTCAAAGAGCAGTTAGATTCGCTCCTAGAAGCCTACACTAAAGTACGCATCGCCACAGCAAAACTAGCCTATTACCAAAAGATGCAACAGCTCTACCAAGAGGCCTACATCATGGCAAAACGACTTAATGTTGCAGGCGAACTTCCGCAAACCGAAGTCATCAACTATGCACAATACATAGCCGATCAACTGGTCATGATCGCTCAAATCCATGAAGAAAAAGAGAATATGCTAGCCCATCTTTCTTATCTCAGTGGTATCAAACTGGATACCTTTTCCACGCTAGAGCCTTTACATGTAAAAGAGTCTTCTTTAACTCAGGTAAGCTTTGAAGAGAGCTCTCGTGCTAAACAAGCCTACGCAGGCATTGAGCAAAAAGAGGCTCAACTGCAAGCGGAAAAAACACGCTATCTGCCTGTCTTTTCTCTTTACGGCAAATACGATCTGTATGGCTCCGATGAAGAGCAGTTCAGGCGCTCCACCCAAGATATCGAGCGCAATGGGTACAGGGTAGGGCTCTCCTTTTCGTGGACACTCTTTGATGGCTTTGCCAGAGAAGCTGCCGTTGAGACACGGCTTTTAGAGCTTCAACAGGCCAAAATGGCACTGGTTGAAGCGAAGCGAACGTATGAAAAAGAGCAATATTTGCTGCAAGCACAAGCCCGTGAGCGCGAACATAGGCTTAACAGTGCGAAACGAAGCGAAGCCTCTTCGCACAATGTCTCAGAAATGATCGAAACCCTGCATGAAAACGGACAAAAAGATAAACTCTCCAGCCTCAAAGCTCAAATCCAATACTACCAAACCGCTATTGCGTCCAATGAAGCCGAAGAGCTTTTAAGCCTGAGTCACACCAAAGAGATTCTCTTTGCCCAAAAGGAGTATGAATGCGTAGCGCATTAG
- a CDS encoding phage replisome organizer N-terminal domain-containing protein, translating to MMKKYFWLKLKNDFFDREEIKLIEAMPNGKDYIIFYMKLLLKSIENNGKLFFRNTIPYSAEMLANVTNTNIDTVKVSVDIFLKFELMEKWDDGTLFMVETQNMIGSESKWASYKRIERQKKTEIGHCQKMSKEIPIELDIELEKNIESSLFFSPTNEIERIDFKSFKKKLLNSFPQYEFKLKQLDDANFLSTHQGFCLKNGYIYNLQTKRLCDSTESFKIWEYLYSVRSAVFEQAFIQNNQRAHHE from the coding sequence ATGATGAAAAAATACTTTTGGTTAAAATTAAAAAATGATTTTTTTGATCGAGAAGAAATTAAACTTATTGAAGCCATGCCAAATGGGAAAGACTACATAATTTTCTATATGAAACTTCTTTTAAAAAGTATAGAAAATAATGGAAAACTCTTTTTTAGAAACACTATACCATATAGTGCAGAGATGCTTGCAAATGTGACAAATACAAATATCGATACTGTCAAAGTATCTGTTGACATATTTTTAAAATTTGAATTGATGGAAAAATGGGATGATGGCACACTATTCATGGTAGAAACTCAAAATATGATAGGCAGTGAATCAAAGTGGGCGAGCTATAAGAGGATAGAGCGGCAGAAAAAAACAGAAATTGGACATTGTCAAAAAATGTCAAAAGAAATTCCAATAGAGCTAGATATAGAATTAGAGAAAAATATAGAATCCTCTCTCTTCTTCTCTCCTACAAATGAAATAGAGAGGATAGATTTTAAATCTTTCAAAAAAAAGTTACTAAATTCTTTTCCTCAGTATGAGTTTAAATTAAAACAGTTAGATGATGCCAATTTCCTTAGTACTCATCAAGGTTTTTGTTTAAAAAATGGTTATATCTATAATCTTCAAACAAAGAGGCTTTGTGATTCAACTGAAAGTTTTAAAATTTGGGAATATTTATATAGCGTTAGAAGTGCTGTTTTTGAACAAGCATTTATCCAAAACAACCAAAGAGCACATCATGAATAA
- a CDS encoding peptidase domain-containing ABC transporter → MRSALVALEVVGQLNRIAIDSTAIARKYALDANEPSIEVLARIAKEQGFKTKLKSLTPAQMEKYPLPCIARKKEAGYIVILKIDLEKEQMLVFEAGSKEPYLLSFSDFTATIQPKVIILKHKIMTDQIKFGFAWFYNQLLHYKRIVGEVLLASFVMQLFGLVTPLFTQVVLDKVLVHHSMSTLNVIAIAFGAVIIFEFLLSIVRNYVFVHTTSKIDARLGARLFRHLISLPLVYFEKRKVGNIIARVRELDQIREFIANKSVTVLLDMLFSVVFVVMMMIYSVQLTFVSLGFISIIAILYIIVTPNLRKRLEAKFQMGAQSNAYLVESVTGMQTVKALAIEGSMQKKWEEYLGAYVNAGFNLAHLSNILSGVSGALQKLMTLSILYFGVGLVIDNKLSVGQLIAFQMFAGQFSSPVMRLVGLWNEFQQALLSVDRIGDILNTPTEQMNDKAITLPKVQGEVNFDKIAFRYALDGPLILKQLSLHVSPGQSIGVVGRSGSGKSTLTKLLQRLYLPHEGAVYIDGVDIRHMNPSWLRHNIGVVLQENYLFSGTIKENIAFAVPGASMERIITVSKIAGAHEFISELPEGYDTFVGERGSSLSGGQRQRIAIARALLGDPKVLIFDEATSALDYESEKIIQDNLKAIKEGRTMFIVAHRLSTVRDCDEIIVMDKGDIVERGSHDELMTLKGYYHFLTTQQERA, encoded by the coding sequence ATGCGTAGCGCATTAGTCGCCCTTGAAGTAGTAGGCCAGCTCAATCGCATCGCCATTGACTCCACTGCTATTGCTAGAAAATATGCCCTAGATGCGAATGAGCCCTCCATCGAAGTATTGGCCAGAATTGCGAAAGAGCAGGGCTTTAAAACCAAACTCAAATCCCTTACCCCTGCTCAAATGGAAAAATACCCCTTGCCATGTATCGCCCGAAAAAAAGAGGCAGGGTATATCGTAATCTTAAAAATTGATCTTGAAAAAGAGCAGATGCTGGTCTTCGAAGCTGGATCCAAAGAGCCATATTTACTCAGTTTCTCAGATTTTACAGCCACTATTCAGCCTAAAGTCATCATCCTTAAACATAAAATTATGACCGATCAGATTAAATTTGGCTTTGCATGGTTTTACAATCAGCTTTTACACTATAAACGTATCGTAGGTGAAGTACTCTTAGCCTCCTTTGTGATGCAACTCTTTGGATTAGTCACACCACTGTTTACGCAAGTAGTGCTTGATAAAGTTCTAGTGCATCACAGCATGAGTACACTCAATGTCATTGCTATCGCCTTTGGAGCGGTGATTATCTTTGAGTTTTTACTGAGCATCGTGCGTAACTACGTTTTTGTGCATACGACCTCAAAGATTGATGCACGACTCGGAGCTAGGTTGTTTCGCCATCTCATCTCACTTCCTTTGGTCTACTTCGAGAAGCGCAAAGTAGGTAATATTATCGCACGTGTGCGAGAGTTAGACCAGATCAGGGAGTTTATTGCTAATAAGTCCGTCACCGTACTGTTAGATATGCTTTTCTCGGTGGTCTTTGTGGTCATGATGATGATCTACAGTGTGCAACTTACCTTCGTCTCTTTAGGCTTTATCTCCATTATTGCCATTCTCTATATCATCGTAACCCCAAATCTTCGCAAACGACTTGAAGCCAAGTTTCAAATGGGAGCACAATCCAATGCCTATTTGGTGGAATCGGTTACCGGCATGCAAACGGTCAAAGCCCTAGCGATTGAAGGCAGTATGCAAAAAAAGTGGGAGGAGTATTTAGGCGCTTACGTCAATGCAGGCTTTAATCTAGCCCATCTTTCCAATATCCTCTCCGGTGTCAGTGGTGCTTTACAAAAGCTGATGACACTGAGTATTCTCTACTTTGGAGTAGGGCTCGTCATTGATAACAAACTAAGCGTAGGACAGTTGATCGCTTTTCAGATGTTTGCAGGTCAGTTTAGCTCTCCTGTGATGCGTTTAGTAGGGCTGTGGAATGAGTTTCAACAAGCACTGCTCTCAGTAGATCGTATTGGAGATATCCTCAACACTCCCACTGAGCAAATGAACGATAAAGCTATTACGCTTCCAAAAGTGCAAGGGGAGGTTAACTTTGACAAAATTGCCTTTCGTTATGCTCTTGATGGCCCGCTTATCTTAAAGCAACTCTCTTTACATGTAAGCCCAGGGCAGAGCATTGGTGTGGTAGGACGCAGTGGTAGTGGAAAGAGTACACTCACCAAACTCTTACAACGCCTTTACTTGCCCCATGAAGGAGCTGTTTACATCGATGGTGTCGATATTAGACATATGAATCCTTCATGGCTTCGCCATAATATTGGGGTTGTGTTACAAGAGAATTACCTCTTTAGTGGAACGATTAAAGAGAACATCGCCTTTGCGGTTCCGGGAGCTTCCATGGAGCGCATTATCACCGTTTCTAAGATTGCAGGAGCGCATGAGTTTATCTCAGAACTTCCGGAAGGGTATGACACTTTCGTAGGGGAGAGGGGTTCATCGCTCTCAGGAGGGCAGAGACAACGCATCGCGATTGCAAGGGCACTTTTAGGAGATCCCAAAGTCTTGATATTTGATGAAGCAACCTCGGCATTGGATTATGAATCAGAGAAAATCATTCAAGATAACCTCAAAGCCATTAAAGAAGGACGTACGATGTTTATCGTGGCACACAGGCTGAGTACGGTCAGAGATTGCGATGAGATTATCGTGATGGATAAAGGTGACATTGTAGAGCGAGGGAGTCATGATGAACTGATGACACTTAAAGGCTACTATCACTTCTTGACCACACAGCAGGAGAGGGCATGA